The Methanocella arvoryzae MRE50 DNA window CACCGCCGGGCATCACTACTTTGCCCTTAGCATCGATGACCTTCGCCTTAGTGGACAGCTTGGAGGGCTCAACGATCTTGCCGTTCTGGATAGCGATGTCCTTAACATCGCCCTTGACGCCATTTAACGGGTCGTATACATACCCGTTCTTGATGAGTACCTCATTTTGAACTTTCAGTGGCTTTGCAGACATGATCTATACCTCTCACTGTCCTTTCTTCTCTGCCTTGATCTCCTTCACTCTCGCCAGGATTCTCTCCAGGATTTCCTTGTCGGAGAGGATGCCTTCCGGAGCGTCACAGACCTTTCTGCAGCGGATGGGCACGTTATCCATACGGTAAGCGTTGCCTTCTTCCTCGACACCTACGATAGTCGACGGTATGACGATCTTGCTGATGCCGGTCGTCGGGGTCTCGTGCGGGTCGATGCAGATGGTCGGGATCTGGGCGTAATACTTCATGGACGATACCGGGAAGTGTGCGCCAGGATCGGATGCGATCACTAAGGCTGCGTCACATTCCTGCCTCTGCAATATGTCATTCGCCGCGGTCTCGCCCGGGTTGTACCTGGGGTAGCCTCTGGAGAAGTCCATGCTGAACGGGAAGCCGCTCTGCCAGCTCATGACCTGGCCGCTGCCGGTCACGTTGTAGTGGCCTCTCATAGCGACGAGGGTGAACTTAGTGTACTTATTCATGTCGGCCACGAAAGAAATCGCAATGTCGATGTTCCTGTGCTTGCCGATGGACTGGGTAACACCCATTCCGAAGAACAAGACGCCGAACTTCCTGGACTTGCACAGATCTCCCAGTGCCTTGATGTCCTCTTTCTTGACGCCGCCTACCACGTCGGGGATGTCCTCGCCACGGATGACAGTCCTGAGGGCGTCTAGAAGCTCGTAGTCCTTGCCCTGTTCGACCTGGACGTGAATGTCCGCCTGCTTCGCGGTGTCAGTCGGCCTCGGATCTACGACGACCATAGTCCTGTCCTTGAAGCCTCTCTCTGTGAAGAAGCCTCTCGGATAGGTCGTGTACCTGCTCATGTGCCTCGGGTGGGCGTGTACGGGGTTGCAGCCCCAGTAGATGATGAGGTCTGCTCTGTTCTTGACTTCACCGAGAGTGCAGCACGGAGCGCCTACAGTCTGGATGGCCATCACGGAGGGGCCGTGGCAGACGGACGCGGTGTTGTCGGTGACTGCGCCGCATACTTCTGCAAGTTCGTTGCCGACTGCCTGCGCCTCACACGAGGTAGAGGACCAGCCGTACATTAACGGTCTGCGGGCGTTTGCCAGGATCTGGGCTGCCCTCTCGATTGCGTAATCGTAGGATACGGGGGCGAACTCTGCGGAATTATCCTCCCTCTCCATCGGGGCGAGGATCCTGTGGCCTGCCTGAGCAGACTTGAACTTCTCATTGCCAATCACACATGCGTTAAGCGTGTCGACGATCCGGTTGCCGTCCATAATCACCTTGATATCGTCGCACAACGTGCCGCAGAAGGGGCAAACAACATCCGTGACTACCTTCAGGTTGCGGCTTTCAGTAGTCACCACGTTCTGTTCTGGTATTAACAAAGTTTACCCCTCCTGCTTCTGGATAAGAGTCATCTTCTGGAGCAGCTTTATGCCGTTCTCGACTGTCTCGCCGGGCGCTGGCTCGATCGTGACCTTGACTCCCTTGAAGCTGGGCATCCCGGTCGAGTACATTTCTGTACTGATGACCTGGTTAGCCCACGGCCCCATGGGAATAAAGGCCAGCCCAGGGTGCGGGCCCTGGGTTGCCTTGACCGCCCTGACGATTACAGTACCGTAAGCGGATGTTACCTTTACGGTCTGGCCCGGGAACACGTGAAGCTTCTTCATGTCAGCGACATCAAGCTCACATATTCCACAGGCCTTAATGTAACCGTCGTCATGCTTGTGGCCTTCGATTGCCACACCCTGCCAGACGGTCCGGCCTGATATAAGATTTACTTCTATCGAGTTAGTCATCTTCGGGTCTCCTTACGCCCGCCTTACAGCTTTTGCAACGGGGCGACTTCGACTTTCTTGCCGGCGGCGATCTTTGCGATCTCTGCCAGATCGTCGCTGGCGGAGCCCGAGTTGATGGCTTCTCCGATTGCCGCCCTGGTGCGTATCGGGCTGGGACCAAGCTCGTTGATGGTTTTGATCATGTCAGTGACGACTTCCGCCCACTTGGCGCCTTCCGATGCCGAGACGAAGGTCATCCTCACCCGCCGGTCGTCGAAGCCGAGCGACCGGAGGACTCTCTTCATGTAGAACATCCTCTTGGCAGCCTTGTAGTTACCTTCGAGATAGTGGCAGTCGCCGAAGTGGCAGCCCGACACGATCACGCCGTCAGCGCCATCCATGAACGCTTTTACTATGAAGAGAGGGTCTACTCGACCTGTGCACATCATCCGGACTACTCTGATGTCTGAAGGATACTGAATCCTGGCGGTACCTGCAAGGTCTGCGCCCGCGTAGGAGCACCAGTTGCAGACAAGCCCCAAAATTTTGGGCTTCCACTCACCGTTAGTGTTATCGTTGGTTGACATTACTGCTCACCTCCGAGCAGGAGCGCATCGATCTGAGCGATTAGCTGGGGTGTGGTAAAGTGCTGCATCTTGATTGCACCGCCAGGGCAGGAGCCTCCGCAGGTACCGCAGCCCTTGCACATCGCATCGTTCACATTAGCTTTCCGGACACCGCCTTCGAGGTTTAGCATGGTGATAGCCTTGTACGGGCATTGCCTCTCACAGACACCGCAGCCAGCACAAATCTCTTCGTTAACCTTGGCAGCAATCGGCTCAAGAGTAACTTTACCCTGGTTGATGGGTACTGCCGCTGCTGCAGCTGCACCAGCTGCCTGAGCTACTGTGTCGGGGATGTCTTTCGGTCCCTGGCAGCAGCCTGCGAGGAAGATACCGTCGGTCGAGGTCGAGAACGGGTTCAGCTTGGGGTGAGCCTCAAGCAGGAATAAGTCCGAGCTTCTAGATACGAGGAGCTTGTTTCTCAGAGCCTCCGTGGTCTTCTTGGGTACGATGGCGGAGGCGAGGACTACCATTTCGAGCTCTATGTTGATCGGGGTGCCGAGCAGAGTGTCTTCTGCCTGGACCAGCAGGTTCTTGTTCGGGAGCTCCTGGATCTTGGCGACCCTGCCCCTGATGAACTTGGCGCCCTCGTCAGAGATTCTGTAGTAGAACTCTTCGTATGCCTTACCGAAGGACCTGATGTCCATGTAGAACAGGTAAGGCGTCACACCGGGCATCTTTTCCATGATCTGGTGGGCGTGCTTAAGCGAGTACATACAGCAAACTC harbors:
- a CDS encoding formylmethanofuran dehydrogenase subunit B, which produces MLIPEQNVVTTESRNLKVVTDVVCPFCGTLCDDIKVIMDGNRIVDTLNACVIGNEKFKSAQAGHRILAPMEREDNSAEFAPVSYDYAIERAAQILANARRPLMYGWSSTSCEAQAVGNELAEVCGAVTDNTASVCHGPSVMAIQTVGAPCCTLGEVKNRADLIIYWGCNPVHAHPRHMSRYTTYPRGFFTERGFKDRTMVVVDPRPTDTAKQADIHVQVEQGKDYELLDALRTVIRGEDIPDVVGGVKKEDIKALGDLCKSRKFGVLFFGMGVTQSIGKHRNIDIAISFVADMNKYTKFTLVAMRGHYNVTGSGQVMSWQSGFPFSMDFSRGYPRYNPGETAANDILQRQECDAALVIASDPGAHFPVSSMKYYAQIPTICIDPHETPTTGISKIVIPSTIVGVEEEGNAYRMDNVPIRCRKVCDAPEGILSDKEILERILARVKEIKAEKKGQ
- a CDS encoding molybdopterin dinucleotide binding domain-containing protein, with product MTNSIEVNLISGRTVWQGVAIEGHKHDDGYIKACGICELDVADMKKLHVFPGQTVKVTSAYGTVIVRAVKATQGPHPGLAFIPMGPWANQVISTEMYSTGMPSFKGVKVTIEPAPGETVENGIKLLQKMTLIQKQEG
- a CDS encoding hydrogenase iron-sulfur subunit, which encodes MSTNDNTNGEWKPKILGLVCNWCSYAGADLAGTARIQYPSDIRVVRMMCTGRVDPLFIVKAFMDGADGVIVSGCHFGDCHYLEGNYKAAKRMFYMKRVLRSLGFDDRRVRMTFVSASEGAKWAEVVTDMIKTINELGPSPIRTRAAIGEAINSGSASDDLAEIAKIAAGKKVEVAPLQKL